Below is a window of Christensenella minuta DNA.
ATACTCCTGAAGCGGTCATTCTTTCCGGATTCGATCCGGTAAGGCGCGAGGTTGCAAGAATCGCACTTGAGAAACTGATTGTGGACGGACGGATTCATCCCGCGCGTATTGAGGAAATGGTGCATAAGGCCCAGAAAGAAGTCGATACGCAGATCCGGGAAGCCGGTGAGCAGGCCGTATTCGACGTTGGGATTCATTCTCTGCATCCAGAGCTTGTCCGCTTGCTGGGCAGGTTGAAATACCGTACCAGCTACGGTCAAAATGTTTTAAAACATTCGATAGAAGTTGCGCATCTAGCTTCCCTGATGGCTGCCGAAATCGGAGCAAACGCAAAATTTGCGAAGCGTGCGGGTCTGTTGCACGATATTGGAAAGGCGGTCGACCACGAAGTGGAAGGGCCGCACATCCAAATCGGCGCTGATCTTGCAAAGAAATATAAGGAAAACGCAGATATCATCAATGCAATCGCGGCTCACCACGGAGATGTGGAGCCCAAGACGGTGGAAGCCGTTCTGGTGCAGGCTGCCGATGCGGTTTCCGCTGCAAGACCGGGCGCACGAAGAGAATCTTTGGAAAATTACATTAAACGTCTTGAAAATCTTGAGGAAATTGCAAATTCATTTGCAGGCGTTGATAAATCTTACGCAATTCAGGCCGGCCGCGAGGTCAGGATCATTGTAAAGCCTGATGAGATAGACGACGCAGGAACAACTTTACTGGCACGAGACATCGTGAAAAAGATCGAGGCCGAACTTGATTATCCCGGACAGATTAAAGTCAATGTAATTCGGGAAACGAGAACGACGGATTATGCAAAATAGTAAAGAGGCGGTTTTATAACCGCTTCTTTTTTTAACTGCGGGCAGGGGAAAAACATGGTTGCCTGCCTTGAAAACAAAGGATAAAACCGATACAATAATAAAGTATGATCTTAAACGAAAAGGCGGTATTGATTCAATGAAGGACGTTTACGAAAATCCACTAATCACAAGATATTCCAGCCGGGAAATGGCGCACATTTTTTCCGACGATATGAAATTTAAAACTTGGCGGAGGCTGTGGGTTGCGTTGGCGGAAGCCGAGCATGAAATGGGGCTTCCCATCTCGCAGGAACAGATCGATGAGTTGAAGAGATATGCGGAGGACATCAATTATGATGTGGCACAGGCGCGTGAACGAGAAGTGCGCCACGATGTGATGTCGCATGTTTATGCCTATGGCGTGCAATGCCCGAAGGCCAAGGGAATCATCCATCTCGGTGCGACGAGCTGCTATGTGGGGGATAATACGGATATCATCGTAATGGACCAGGCGCTCTCTATGATCGAGAAAAAGCTTGTAAACGTTATTGCGCGCCTGAAAGAATTCGCCCTGAATTATAAGGATATGCCGACGCTTGGTTTTACGCATTACCAGCCCGCACAACTGACGACGGTGGGCAAGCGCGCTACGCTGTGGATGCAGGACCTAGTGATGGACTATGAGCAGCTTCAGTTTGTAAAATCTCAAGTAAGGCTTCGCGGCGTAAAGGGAACGACCGGTACGCAGGCGAGCTTCCTAACGCTCTTTGAGGGAGACGCGAATAAGGTCAAAGAGCTTGAGCGCAAGGTGGCGCGGAAACTGGGCTATGAAAAAGTATACGCGGTCACCGGACAGACCTATCCGCGCAAATTTGATAGTATCGTTGCCGACCTGCTTTCCTCTATCGCTCAAAGCGCATATAAATTTGCAAACGATCTTCGTCTGCTGCAGAACCTGAAGGAAATCGAAGAGCCTTTCGAGAAAAAACAGATTGGATCATCCGCAATGGCATATAAGCGCAATCCAATGCGTTCTGAGCGGATATGTTCGCTCGCCCGGTATATTATCAGCCTCGCGTCCAGCCCGGCGATTACGGCTTCTACGCAGTGGTTCGAGCGGACGCTTGACGATAGTGCAAATAAGCGGCTCGTGATCCCGCAGGCTTTTATGGCGCTTGACGCAGTACTGAACATCTACCTCAATGTTTCGAGCGGTATGGTCGTTTATCCGAAGGTCATCGAAAAGCGTATTCGTGAGGAACTCCCTTTCATGGCGACGGAAACAATCCTGATGGATGCCGTCAAACGCGGAGGAGACCGGCAGGTGCTGCATGAAAAAATTCGTGAATATTCCATGCAGGCGGGCGCGCGTGTAAAAGAAGAAGGAAAGGCCAATAATTTGATCGAGCTGATTAAAGCGGATGTGGCCTTCCGCATGAAGCCAGAGGAGATCGATGACATTATGGACCCGCGTAATTTTACCGGACTTGCGGAGGTGCAAACAGAAGATTTTATCCGGGAAGTAGCGGACCCTGTTCTTGGAAAGTACAGCGATCTCTCTATGCAGGGAGAAATAAACGTATAAAGCGGACAAAAAGTGTTTAAATTTTTGTCATGAGTTTATTAATTAACCATCCGAGTTATTGATAAATCATGAAAAGGAGTATGTATTTTATGAAAGATTTAAAGGGAACGAAAACAGAAAAATGTTTACAGGATGCCTTTGCAGGTGAATCCATGGCGCACATGAAATATCTCTATTATTCTTCACAAGCAAAAAAGGACGGTTACGTTCAGATATCCAATATTTTTGCGGAAACGTCTGCCAATGAAAAAGAGCATGCAAAATTGTGGTTCAAATGGTTGCATCCGGACAATAAAGTGCCGGATACAATTACCAACCTGAAGGACGCCGCTGCGGGCGAGCATTATGAAACGTCCGAGATGTATCCTTCCTTCGCCAAGATTGCGGAAGAAGAAGGCTTCGCGGAAATTGCCCGCGAGTTCAGAGGCGCTGCCGCTGTTGAAAAAGAGCATGAGGACAGATACCGCAAGCTGACGGACAACCTTACGGACGGCAAGGTGTTTGAGCGCGATACGGAAGTGCTTTGGCAGTGCATCAATTGCGGTCACATCCAGAAATCCAAAGCGGCTCCGGAGAAGTGCCCGGTTTGCCAGCATCCGAAGGCATATTTCCAGCTCAAGGAAGACAATTATTGATTTTAGACAACAGGAAAACGGGAAACAAGCGTTTCCCGTTTTTTCTTTCCGCAAATAAAAAAGAACAAGCCTTTTTTTTTACCGATATTCGTGATAAATTAGATAGGGAATTCAGGAGCGGAGGAAAACGATGGTCGACATATTGCTTGCAACCTATAATGGGGAAGCCTATCTTAAGGAAATGCTGGACTCCCTGTTGGGCCAGACCATGCAGGATTTTCATGTCTATATAAGGGATGACGGGTCAACCGACGGTACTCCTGTTATTCTCGAAGGGTTCCGGCAGGCTTATCCGGATAAGTTTACCGTGATTCATGACGACCAATCCATCGGAAATGCACGTGATAATTTTTTTGCCCTTCTTTCTTATGCAAAGCGGGACTATGTTATGTTTGCCGACCAAGACGATATTTGGCAACCGGATAAAATTGCGCTCACGGCAGCGACCATGAAAATTGCGGAGGACGATCTGGGAGAAGGCCCGCTTCTTGCGCATTCCGATCTTACGGTGGTGGATGGGGACGACCGCGTGCTCTATCCCTCGCTGTTTGCCTTGCAGAAATTGGATCCGGAGCGTTTATATCTGAATCAATTGCTTCCGCAGAATAATATTACCGGCTGTACGGTGATGATGAACCGTGCGCTTGTACGGATCGTTCGGACAAGGAAGGAAGCGTTGATGCATGACTGGTGGATCGGGCTTGCCGCCGCTGCGTTCGGTCATATCGTGGTCGCGCCCAACCGCATCCATTACCGCCAGCATCAGGCCAATGCGGTGGGAGCCAAGGACGTGAAAAGCGCCTCCTATTTCAGGCAAAAATTGTCTAACACCGGAGGGATACGCGAATCGATCGCCGCGACCTACCGGCAAGCGGAAGCGTTTTTGGAAATCTATCAGGATATGCTGAGCGACGAACAGAAGGAGCTGATTCGCGTGTTCACGAGCCTTGGGGAATGTAACGCGCTGAAAAGAATGCGCTTGCTCTCAAAATATAAATTATATAAAAGCGGTGTTTACCGCAAAATTGGACAGATAATCTATGGATAAGGAAGTAATGGAACATGAAAGCTGAAATTTTATGCGTGGGGACAGAGCTGCTGCTGGGAGATATTATCAACACCAACGCAGCCTATATTGCCAGAGAGCTTGCCGCAATCGGTATTGACGTTTATTATCAAACTGTTGTAGGAGACAACGACGGAAGATTGAAAGACAGCCTTACGCTCGCTTTTTCACGGGCGGACGTCGTTGTGATGACAGGAGGGCTCGGCCCAACCTATGATGACCTTACCAAAGAGACGGTGGCGGAATATTTCCATAAGGAAATGGTCATGGATACGGCATCGCTGGGAAGTATAGAAGGCTTCTTTAAACGCCTGAAGCGGCCTATGACGGAAAATAATAGGAAACAGGCGATGATGCCGGAGGGGGCGACTATTTTTCCGAACAGCAACGGAACGGCGCCCGGACTCGCGGTTTCGGAAAATGGAAAGACGGCGATCCTGCTCCCCGGACCGCCTTCGGAGATGC
It encodes the following:
- the rny gene encoding ribonuclease Y; protein product: MDVIIPILVGVGGLVIGLIVGYFYRRNIAESKIGRAEDSVKKLIDEAQKRAEVIKKETVLEAQEEVHKLRSEFDKESRERRNEITKIEKRLVQREELLDKKLDSIEQKEEQVNRKTKEIAKAKEDLANVHAQQLEQLEHISGMTIDEAKGLLLEKVEHEARHDMAVMLRDIEQKAKDEADKKARNILSLAIQKCAADHVAESTVSVVNLPNDEMKGRIIGREGRNIRTLETATGIDLIIDDTPEAVILSGFDPVRREVARIALEKLIVDGRIHPARIEEMVHKAQKEVDTQIREAGEQAVFDVGIHSLHPELVRLLGRLKYRTSYGQNVLKHSIEVAHLASLMAAEIGANAKFAKRAGLLHDIGKAVDHEVEGPHIQIGADLAKKYKENADIINAIAAHHGDVEPKTVEAVLVQAADAVSAARPGARRESLENYIKRLENLEEIANSFAGVDKSYAIQAGREVRIIVKPDEIDDAGTTLLARDIVKKIEAELDYPGQIKVNVIRETRTTDYAK
- the purB gene encoding adenylosuccinate lyase translates to MKDVYENPLITRYSSREMAHIFSDDMKFKTWRRLWVALAEAEHEMGLPISQEQIDELKRYAEDINYDVAQAREREVRHDVMSHVYAYGVQCPKAKGIIHLGATSCYVGDNTDIIVMDQALSMIEKKLVNVIARLKEFALNYKDMPTLGFTHYQPAQLTTVGKRATLWMQDLVMDYEQLQFVKSQVRLRGVKGTTGTQASFLTLFEGDANKVKELERKVARKLGYEKVYAVTGQTYPRKFDSIVADLLSSIAQSAYKFANDLRLLQNLKEIEEPFEKKQIGSSAMAYKRNPMRSERICSLARYIISLASSPAITASTQWFERTLDDSANKRLVIPQAFMALDAVLNIYLNVSSGMVVYPKVIEKRIREELPFMATETILMDAVKRGGDRQVLHEKIREYSMQAGARVKEEGKANNLIELIKADVAFRMKPEEIDDIMDPRNFTGLAEVQTEDFIREVADPVLGKYSDLSMQGEINV
- the rbr gene encoding rubrerythrin, which codes for MKDLKGTKTEKCLQDAFAGESMAHMKYLYYSSQAKKDGYVQISNIFAETSANEKEHAKLWFKWLHPDNKVPDTITNLKDAAAGEHYETSEMYPSFAKIAEEEGFAEIAREFRGAAAVEKEHEDRYRKLTDNLTDGKVFERDTEVLWQCINCGHIQKSKAAPEKCPVCQHPKAYFQLKEDNY
- a CDS encoding glycosyltransferase family 2 protein, which translates into the protein MVDILLATYNGEAYLKEMLDSLLGQTMQDFHVYIRDDGSTDGTPVILEGFRQAYPDKFTVIHDDQSIGNARDNFFALLSYAKRDYVMFADQDDIWQPDKIALTAATMKIAEDDLGEGPLLAHSDLTVVDGDDRVLYPSLFALQKLDPERLYLNQLLPQNNITGCTVMMNRALVRIVRTRKEALMHDWWIGLAAAAFGHIVVAPNRIHYRQHQANAVGAKDVKSASYFRQKLSNTGGIRESIAATYRQAEAFLEIYQDMLSDEQKELIRVFTSLGECNALKRMRLLSKYKLYKSGVYRKIGQIIYG